The Micromonospora sp. Llam0 genome includes a window with the following:
- a CDS encoding DUF397 domain-containing protein, which translates to MTTTDGLQWRKSSRSTDTGGDCVEVAAAWRKSSRSGDTGGDCVEVAGNLPGRVLVRDSKDRDGGTLAFSPTAWTTFLTHTPAR; encoded by the coding sequence ATGACGACTACCGATGGTCTGCAGTGGCGCAAGTCCAGCCGGTCGACCGATACCGGCGGCGACTGTGTCGAGGTCGCCGCCGCGTGGCGCAAGTCCAGCCGCTCCGGTGACACAGGGGGCGACTGCGTCGAGGTGGCAGGCAACCTGCCTGGCCGGGTCCTGGTCCGCGACTCGAAGGACCGGGACGGCGGCACCCTCGCCTTCTCCCCCACCGCCTGGACCACCTTCCTCACCCACACCCCCGCCCGCTGA
- a CDS encoding helix-turn-helix transcriptional regulator yields the protein MIMWIRALKAARVAAGVSQDGLAEKINWSASTIAAIETGRRKPTFKFAEEADEALCTGGLLTELLDRAERQRTPAWFIAWRKIESEARRLRTFQPTVIPGLLQTEEYARAIITAGNLHTPAKAEELVRIRMDRQELLTRDNPPECIFILDETTLSRPVGDHAILDRQLQHLQEVIEMPNVRIHILPTEVGAHVGLGGGFVLADLPDVDPAAYLENVAKGQVADDEETIQFLSRKWDRLLGDAASTSASLRIIAKYRLTP from the coding sequence ATGATCATGTGGATACGCGCGCTCAAAGCAGCGCGGGTCGCCGCCGGAGTAAGCCAGGACGGGCTCGCCGAGAAGATCAATTGGAGCGCGTCGACGATTGCCGCGATCGAGACCGGCCGACGCAAGCCGACCTTCAAATTCGCCGAAGAAGCCGATGAGGCGTTGTGCACCGGTGGCCTGCTGACCGAGCTGCTGGACCGCGCCGAACGCCAACGCACCCCCGCCTGGTTCATCGCCTGGCGCAAGATCGAGTCCGAGGCGAGGCGCCTCCGCACCTTCCAACCGACGGTCATCCCGGGCCTGTTACAAACCGAGGAGTACGCCCGAGCGATCATCACCGCCGGCAACCTGCACACGCCAGCAAAGGCCGAGGAGCTGGTGCGAATCCGGATGGATCGGCAGGAGTTGCTGACCCGCGACAATCCACCCGAGTGCATCTTCATCCTCGACGAGACAACGCTGAGCCGGCCGGTGGGCGACCACGCCATCCTCGACCGGCAGCTCCAGCACCTCCAGGAGGTCATCGAGATGCCGAACGTGCGGATTCACATTCTGCCGACCGAGGTCGGGGCGCACGTGGGTCTCGGCGGCGGCTTCGTCCTCGCCGATCTGCCCGACGTCGACCCAGCCGCATACTTGGAGAACGTCGCCAAAGGCCAGGTCGCCGATGACGAGGAGACGATCCAGTTCTTGAGCCGGAAGTGGGACAGGCTGCTCGGCGACGCCGCCTCCACCAGCGCGTCGCTTCGCATCATCGCGAAATATAGGCTAACCCCATGA